The following proteins are encoded in a genomic region of Gossypium hirsutum isolate 1008001.06 chromosome D05, Gossypium_hirsutum_v2.1, whole genome shotgun sequence:
- the LOC107943758 gene encoding uncharacterized protein At1g21580 has translation MDPPSYIHHHHHHANHPRYVPFSPTPPLHPHCPPPQPLPPYQQSPTNLHPSRHHLPPQIRPPPPPPLPQQNQQQTYQPLPAPPPPLPRQQYSNHPPYNPHHPQYSSSSNFNSNPKPTHVSHLFHDVPQRRLPEFDTRPDYWPENRVPRPHPVSNLDREALYHQFDRRPASPVIDRFMHDLEGTSRFRDLELNQREREGRVHNDRWISDRSSRDFGIVSIGFESNSNNSRFDHEATENIRWGSRLREPLIESGNDEINERDEMRVFSRKNDYCDPEAERFSDKGSGREGNHEFNRTPWKQIQKKSALLRIQKVKLSHRSREDERPHYLGYHNEGKTGTFRGKDSVLQSDHGMDEKKREGTPVELDVSFKSNSLVAKAIVTSSPASNFDSNLMPRNTKIRKLTAFDMVSSSAQPNKGSESTAKLGGSTSAVKSGSGPVDSKQSEGKIKSSDTGKAQDGIRKPCSKGTKVFLRKGKVKKSPKVTVTEDAPSSDKKLRPLEGKGTTPCIGSKGDGGVETSSNSVNILVGENKVGGTVKSTVSDKTTATVGKSSSLKANKKKIIVRKVVKKVVSSPLNLGNSELAKKGDQLVKTDISIRRASATPVAEKRVLPLKMKVASASGDSVQGFDLECSPEESALILEDDKVNEASKGTGSKKVSTDVDPGSSVSPKITRKKNSSTVALNSSSQGESNVDHGSTNAGNSVPGLHIISNIKEDHTEKPNETITSGSFGVEDLNTRFYHNENNINYGLSRSEDIKAHGGIVDIGSSSVAMPISTGFDCGSSSSLEKNIVCDIGDANSGSRHVCTTPSSPVVDDRAKGGLPEANCSVGSDKMPLLPCMEETYVSGGSVYGDCSNHDKSTTSTPDIVYVNTGERNHEIGYDLVLSLGFSGKGIPNAVESVECRDKYAANIHKRKVGVSELDLSSSALASISVGSADVLTSANCVESTICASEIDLNPAEPMVGAIGLLDVGLEHSRDKDSVLQGSSSNNTFPEIGGSADGKSPEKKKRKISTSSSSLTSPVISQSVVVSDIFKSAAQIPSNFTDDLLQLEPEVKVSSIDDLHAEGIDLLHVNSSVAGPSEDVGSFSDACRGNPPKIDPSAFAESVAPSSPCLHPLELGGEQFSNGTPVSAISNHQSDAMDIEGDDRGKVLVDTSEEQNIISSELTQCRIIPEHVSFGLDKRFAGIDADDDNHLPLKDDLPSTSNSLISGVDANEVSATNSNDEAMPAPDILCDVGSLSNLVLSTSTCKGHLFNSEEKTEKLSYDKPVIEGSCNSSAHVSDPQHSKTILKSKDVIQTNQSSAGKAGLLPSYDSESTISLNFLSGETQGRKPLLSHVGPKSYPTRSSFVSSASKNATSSTKITKPRTWRRTDNSSAHPLSGNKPSLSANPMQKQMPTYIRKGNSLVRKPTPVPAPPQGSHSSSSSVYRLKSGIVDEVKKGTGPNNRADAVDLRTAGANTTFERPTTPPLSSVTKVPKHISNSSGECTYSPLAEPSASDFNETTTNHPSSMEINDELKSPEDGQKALETLNRNGSANNLEVLNEQNESGLIPSNEKRVTYVKPKSNQLVATSDSDHTSIFDVDKNQSLSASSDGYYKKRKNQLIRTALESHMKQAVTSSDDISNSVREIAAKVISSRTFGKRRSNKVVAKTHKPSKFSLVWTPHSARLSNNDGSSLCYPKVRPQLFPWKRMAHKRSFKLNSVSSYSSSLSTIGRKMLLLRKRNTVYTRSINGFSIHKSKVLSVGGSSLKWSKSIERHSRKANEEATLAVAEAERKKREQSTVSRTGKKGLSCHKVHGTEVRRGERIFRIGSVRYKMDSSRRSLQRISDDASSCSASQQSENSTKKSYVPRRLVIGNDEYVRIGNGNQLVRDPKKRTRVLASEKVRWSLHTARLRLVKKRKYCQFFTRFGKCNKDDGKCPYIHDPSKISVCTKFLKGLCSNPNCKLTHKVIPERMPDCSYFLQGLCTNENCPYRHVHVNPNASTCEGFLRGYCADGNECRKKHSYVCPNFEATGSCPLGSTCKLHHPKNRSKAKKSKRSMEHNTARGRYFGIDISKPKRMVSERQQEVLEEDNICFDGKFSDYISLGVSDDEVGGLHQANCDETSFGDDDSTDLQSEDLDELIKPIRIMSECKITESFLVTESSSGKHLAIQ, from the exons ATGGATCCTCCCTCCTAcatccaccaccaccaccaccacgcCAACCACCCCAGGTACGTCCCTTTCTCTCCAACTCCTCCTCTTCACCCTCATTGCCCTCCCCCTCAGCCTCTACCTCCCTATCAACAGAGTCCTACCAACCTCCACCCTTCCCGCCACCACCTTCCTCCACAAATTCGGccgcctcctcctcctcctctacCCCAACAAAATCAACAGCAAACTTACCAACCTCTTCCTGCCCCACCCCCTCCTCTTCCGCGACAGCAGTATTCTAATCATCCGCCTTACAACCCTCATCATCCTCAATACTCTTCCAGTTCCAATTTCAATTCTAACCCTAAGCCTACCCATGTTTCCCACCTATTCCACGATGTCCCTCAACGGCGTCTACCGGAATTCGATACCCGCCCTGATTACTGGCCTGAAAATCGGGTACCGAGGCCCCATCCCGTTTCCAATTTGGATCGGGAGGCCCTTTATCATCAGTTTGATCGGAGACCCGCCTCTCCTGTTATTGATAGGTTTATGCATGATTTAGAGGGAACTTCTAGGTTTAGAGATCTAGAGCTGAATCAGAGAGAAAGAGAGGGTAGGGTTCACAATGATCGGTGGATTTCTGATAGATCTTCTAGGGATTTTGGGATTGTTTCAATTGGATTTGAATCCAATTCGAATAATTCAAGATTTGATCATGAGGCTACTGAAAATATTAGATGGGGATCGCGTTTGCGTGAGCCGTTGATTGAAAGTGGAAATGATGAGATAAATGAAAGAGATGAGATGAGAGTTTTTTCGAGAAAAAATGATTATTGTGATCCAGAAGCAGAGAGGTTTAGTGATAAGGGAAGTGGTAGAGAGGGTAACCATGAATTTAATCGCACTCCATGGAAGCAAATACAGAAGAAGAGTGCTTTACTTAGGATTCAGAAGGTGAAGCTGAGTCATAGGAGCAGGGAAGATGAGAGACCACATTACTTGGGTTATCATAATGAGGGGAAAACTGGTACTTTTAGAGGAAAAGATTCGGTCTTACAGTCGGATCATGGGATGgatgaaaaaaagagagaaggtaCCCCTGTAGAGCTTGATGTGTCTTTCAAATCAAATTCTTTGGTGGCAAAGGCAATTGTGACTTCTAGTCCTGCTTCAAATTTTGATTCGAATTTGATGCCTAGGAACACCAAAATTAGGAAACTTACAGCATTTGATATGGTTAGTTCGAGTGCTCAACCTAATAAGGGCAGTGAGAGTACTGCAAAATTAGGTGGTTCCACTTCTGCTGTAAAGAGTGGTTCTGGGCCTGTGGACTCTAAGCAGTCTGAGGGAAAAATCAAATCTTCTGATACTGGTAAAGCTCAGGATGGCATTAGAAAGCCTTGCTCAAAAGGAACCAAGGTTTTCCTTAGAAAGGGAAAGGTCAAAAAGTCTCCTAAGGTTACTGTAACTGAAGATGCTCCCAGTTCTGACAAGAAACTGAGACCATTAGAGGGGAAAGGTACTACTCCTTGTATTGGTAGTAAGGGAGATGGTGGTGTGGAAACTAGTTCTAACAGTGTCAACATTTTGGTTGGAGAGAATAAAGTGGGAGGGACTGTGAAGAGCACTGTTTCAGATAAAACCACTGCTACTGTTGGTAAATCATCCTCCCTCAAGGCTAACAAGAAGAAAATAATTGTGAGGAAAGTGGTGAAAAAGGTTGTTAGTTCTCCGTTGAATCTGGGAAATTCTGAATTAGCAAAGAAGGGTGATCAACTTGTTAAGACAGATATCTCTATTCGACGTGCATCTGCTACCCCTGTGGCTGAAAAACGTGTTTTACCTCTTAAAATGAAAGTTGCTTCTGCCTCTGGGGATTCAGTGCAGGGTTTTGATTTAGAGTGTTCTCCTGAAGAATCAGCTCTGATTCTTGAAGATGACAAAGTGAATGAAGCGTCAAAAGGCACAGGCTCAAAGAAGGTTTCCACTGATGTTGATCCTGGTAGTTCTGTTTCTCCTAAGATTACGAGAAAGAAAAACAGCTCAACTGTTGCTTTGAATTCTTCAAGTCAGGGAGAGAGCAATGTTGATCATGGTTCTACTAATGCTGGTAATTCTGTCCCTGGCCTGCATATCATTTCAAATATCAAGGAGGATCATACTGAAAAACCAAATGAGACTATTACATCTGGCAGTTTTGGTGTTGAGGATCTAAACACACGGTTTTACCATAATGAAAATAACATTAATTATGGTTTGTCAAGATCAGAGGACATCAAAGCTCATGGTGGTATTGTAGATATAGGTAGTTCTTCTGTTGCAATGCCTATCTCCACAGGTTTTGACTGTGGTTCATCTAGCTCTCTGGAGAAAAATATTGTTTGTGACATTGGCGATGCCAATTCTGGTAGCAGGCATGTTTGTACAACTCCTTCCAGTCCAGTAGTTGATGATCGTGCTAAAGGGGGATTACCTGAAGCTAATTGTTCAGTAGGAAGTGATAAAATGCCCCTTCTGCCATGTATGGAGGAAACTTATGTTAGCGGTGGTTCTGTTTATGGAGATTGCTCCAACCATGACAAAAGTACAACCAGCACTCCTGATATTGTTTATGTTAATACAGGGGAGAGGAACCATGAGATAGGCTATGATTTAGTGCTATCTCTCGGGTTTTCTGGCAAAGGAATCCCAAATGCTGTGGAATCAGTAGAATGCAGAGATAAATATGCAGCTAACATCCATAAACGAAAAGTGGGCGTTAGTGAACTAGATTTGTCAAGCTCAGCACTTGCAAGCATTTCTGTAGGATCTGCAGATGTGCTTACCTCTGCAAATTGTGTGGAAAGTACCATATGTGCATCTGAAATAGATTTGAATCCTGCTGAACCTATGGTTGGTGCTATTGGGTTGCTTGATGTTGGTTTAGAGCATTCTAGAGATAAAGATAGTGTTTTGCAGGGAAGCAGTTCAAATAATACCTTTCCAGAGATTGGTGGTAGTGCAGATGGAAAGTCTCctgagaagaaaaagagaaaaatctctACCTCCAGTTCTAGTTTGACATCACCTGTAATCAGCCAGAGTGTTGTAGTTTCTGATATCTTTAAATCTGCTGCACAAATACCTTCTAACTTTACTGATGATCTACTGCAATTGGAACCAGAAGTTAAAGTATCTAGTATAGACGATCTTCATGCAGAGGGGATTGATTTATTGCATGTAAACAGTTCAGTGGCTGGACCTTCTGAGGATGTTGGATCTTTTAGTGATGCCTGCAGGGGCAATCCCCCAAAGATTGATCCTTCAGCTTTTGCTGAGTCAGTTGCTCCAAGTTCCCCATGCCTTCATCCATTAGAGTTGGGAGGTGAGCAGTTTTCAAATGGAACACCAGTTTCTGCTATAAGTAACCATCAAAGTGATGCTATGGATATTGAAGGTGATGACAGGGGGAAAGTGCTTGTTGATACTTCAGAAGAGCAAAATATCATTTCTAGTGAACTAACTCAATGCAGAATTATTCCAGAACATGTGTCTTTCGGCTTGGATAAAAGGTTTGCTGGCATAGATGCAGATGATGACAATCATCTTCCTCTGAAGGATGATTTACCTTCCACCTCAAACTCTTTGATTTCTGGTGTTGATGCTAATGAAGTTTCTGCAACCAACTCCAATGATGAAGCTATGCCTGCACCTGATATACTTTGTGATGTCGGTTCTCTCAGTAACCTAGTTTTAAGCACATCAACTTGCAAAGGACATCTTTTTAATTCAGAAGAGAAGACTGAAAAACTTTCATATGATAAGCCTGTAATTGAAGGTTCTTGCAACTCATCTGCCCATGTGTCAGATCCACAGCATAGCAAAACTATTTTGAAGTCAAAAGATGTAATTCAAACCAATCAATCAAGTGCTGGGAAGGCAGGTTTGTTGCCATCGTATGATTCTGAAAGTACTATTTCCCTCAATTTCCTTAGTGGAGAAACACAGGGGAGGAAACCACTGCTTAGTCATGTTGGTCCCAAGAGTTATCCTACTCGTTCTTCATTTGTTTCTTCTGCTTCCAAGAATGCTACATCTTCTACCAAAATCACAAAGCCCCGGACATGGCGCCGAACTGATAATTCTTCTGCCCATCCTTTATCAGGAAACAAACCTTCCTTAAGTGCCAATCCTATGCAAAAGCAGATGCCGACTTACATTCGTAAAGGTAACAGTCTTGTTAGAAAACCTACACCAGTCCCTGCTCCTCCCCAGGGTTCTCATTCTTCGAGTTCATCAGTTTACCGGCTTAAGTCTGGGATAGTGGATGAAGTGAAGAAGGGTACAGGACCAAACAATAGAGCTGATGCTGTTGACTTGAGAACAGCAGGTGCAAATACCACTTTTGAGAGGCCCACAACACCCCCGTTATCGAGTGTCACCAAAGTACCAAAGCATATTTCTAATTCATCAGGAGAGTGTACATATTCCCCTTTAGCAGAGCCTTCTGCTAGTGATTTCAATGAAACTACAACAAATCATCCAAGTTCTATGGAAATAAATGATGAGCTCAAATCCCCAGAGGATGGACAGAAGGCTTTAGAAACACTAAACAGAAATGGTTCAGCTAACAATTTGGAAGTCTTGAATGAGCAAAATGAAAGTGGCTTGATTCCTTCAAATGAAAAGAGGGTGACATATGTAAAGCCTAAATCAAATCAATTGGTTGCAACTTCAGATTCTGATCATACCTCTATTTTTGATGTTGATAAGAACCAATCCCTTTCTGCTTCCTCTGATGGCtattacaagaaaagaaaaaaccagCTAATTAGGACTGCCCTTGAGAGTCATATGAAGCAGGCGGTTACCTCGTCTGATGACATCTCCAACTCAGTGAGAGAAATAGCTGCTAAGGTTATTTCCAGTAGAACTTTTGGTAAGAGAAGATCCAATAAAG TTGTAGCAAAGACCCATAAACCTTCCAAATTCTCTCTGGTCTGGACTCCACATAGTGCAAGGTTATCAAATAATGATGGGAGTTCACTATGTTACCCGAAGGTCCGCCCGCAACTGTTTCCCTGGAAAAGAATGGCACACAAGAGAAGCTTTAAGTTGAACTCAGTTTCTTCCTACAGTAGTTCTTTATCTACAATTgg AAGGAAAATGCTGCTATTGAGAAAGAGAAATACTGTTTATACTCGGTCAATTAATGGATTTTCAATTCACAAATCAAAGGTGTTAAGTGTTGGTGGTTCTAGTTTGAAATGGTCAAAATCTATTGAAAGGCATTCAAGGAAAGCTAATGAG GAAGCTACTCTAGCAGTTGCTGAagctgaaagaaagaaaagagaacaaAGCACTGTTTCTAGGACAGGCAAAAAAGGTCTCTCTTGCCACAAGGTTCATGGTACAGAAGTTCGGCGAG GTGAACGAATATTCCGCATTGGTTCAGTGCGCTACAAAATGGATTCTTCTAGGCGTTCCCTTCAGAGGATATCAG ATGATGCGTCGTCATGCTCTGCTAGTCAGCAATCAGAAAACAGTACCAAAAAGTCTTATGTCCCAAGGAGACTAGTCATCGGGAATGATGA GTATGTCCGAATTGGCAATGGCAACCAGCTTGTTAGAGATCCAAAGAAGCGTACTCGTGTTTTGGCAAGTGAGAAAGTTCGTTGGAGTTTGCACACTGCAAGGTTACGGTTGGTTAAAAAGCGCAAGTACTGTCAATTTTTCACAAGGTTTGGGAAATGCAACAAAGATGATGGAAAGTGTCCCTATATTCACGATCCCTCCAAAATATCTGTATGCACAAAATTTCTCAAGGGTCTATGTTCAAATCCCAACTGCAAATTGACTCATAAG GTCATTCCAGAACGAATGCCTGATTGTTCATATTTCCTGCAAG GTTTGTGCACAAACGAAAATTGTCCTTATAGACACGTGCATGTGAATCCAAATGCCTCCACTTGCGAAGGATTTCTTAGGGGCTATTGTGCTGACGGTAATGAG TGTCGGAAGAAGCACAGCTATGTCTGTCCGAATTTTGAAGCAACAGGGTCCTGCCCCCTAGGATCTACATGCAAGCTTCACCACCCCAAAAACCGAAGTAAggcaaagaaaagtaaaaggtCAATGGAGCATAATACTGCTCGTGGGCGTTATTTTGGTATCGACATTTCAAAACCGAAAAGAATGGTGTCGGAAAGACAACAGGAGGTACTAGAGGAAGACAACATTTGCTTTGATGGGAAATTCTCTGATTACATTAGCCTTGGTGTTAGCGATGATGAAGTGGGGGGACTTCATCAAGCGAATTGTGACGAAACAAGCTTTGGTGACGATGATTCGACAGATTTACAATCTGAAGATTTGGATGAGTTAATCAAACCCATTCGTATAATGAGTGAGTGTAAAATAACAGAATCATTTCTGGTTACTGAATCTTCAAGTGGTAAGCATTTGGCCATCCAATAG
- the LOC107960386 gene encoding probable calcium-binding protein CML44, which produces MQYHTFQTRNTKLQKLQHLKKLMVGRNMSGTALSKKDLQRIFEKLDKNEDGLVSLEELNCLLDGIGVQFSLQELEPLVGKPCLNMHEFLSFCDSISNHSFNGDIIEEEEADDDDDEEDDLAKAFEVFDLNGDGFISCEELESVLGRLGLWDANSGKDCRSMICFYDTNFDGMVDFQEFKTMMLRNISS; this is translated from the coding sequence ATGCAGTATCATACGTTCCAAACCAGAAACACTAAATTACAAAAGCTACAGCATTTGAAGAAGTTAATGGTCGGTAGAAACATGTCAGGTACAGCCCTTAGCAAGAAGGATCTACAACGTATATTCGAGAAGCTGGACAAGAATGAGGATGGCTTGGTTAGCCTGGAAGAACTCAATTGCCTACTGGACGGAATCGGGGTCCAGTTTAGCCTCCAGGAACTGGAGCCCTTAGTGGGAAAGCCATGTCTGAACATGCATGAATTCTTGTCCTTCTGCGATTCCATCTCCAACCACAGCTTTAATGGCGAcatcattgaagaagaagaagcagatgatgatgatgatgaagaagatgacctGGCCAAGGCTTTCGAGGTGTTCGACTTGAATGGGGATGGGTTCATTTCATGCGAAGAGCTGGAAAGCGTGTTGGGAAGGCTTGGGTTGTGGGATGCAAACAGTGGCAAAGATTGCAGGAGCATGATTTGCTTCTACGACACCAACTTTGACGGCATGGTTGATTTTCAAGAGTTCAAAACCATGATGTTGCGCAACATATCTTCCTAG
- the LOC107943757 gene encoding 11-beta-hydroxysteroid dehydrogenase B, whose protein sequence is MMDLVTSFLNLVVPPATMMMLAFSWPALCFINACEWVYNTLYTIEDMDGKVVIITGASSGIGEQIAYEYAKRRANLVLVARREQRLRAISEKARYLGANSAIVIAADVVKEDDCRRFINETVNFYGRVDHLVNAASLGHTFYFDEVTDSSVFPILLDINFWGNVYPTFVALPYLHQSNGRVIVNASVENWLPLPRMSLYAAAKAALVNFYETLRLEVNNDVGITIATHGWIGGEMTRGKFMLEEGAEMQWKEERELQASGGPVEEFARLIVSGACRGDAYVKYPSWHDTFLLFRVFAPNVLNWSFRLLLSTHGTRRTSMVGVGKPISEGGSGRYLMETTSPRKLPAGPITFSKT, encoded by the exons ATGATGGACTTAGTGACTTCGTTTCTGAACTTAGTGGTGCCCCCTGCCACCATGATGATGCTGGCCTTTTCATGGCCAGCCTTGTGCTTTATCAATGCATGTGAATGGGTTTACAACACCTTATATACTATTGAGGATATGGATGGCAAAGTTGTCATAATCACCGGTGCTTCTTCTGGTATTGGAGAG CAAATTGCATATGAATATGCAAAGCGGAGGGCCAATCTTGTGTTGGTTGCGAGGAGAGAACAACGGCTTCGAGCAATTAGTGAGAAAGCCAGATATCTTGGCGCAAACAGTGCCATTGTAATTGCTGCAGATGTTGTTAAGGAAGATGATTGTAGGAGATTTATTAATGAAACGGTAAACTTCTATGGGCGTG TGGATCATCTGGTGAATGCGGCGAGTTTGGGACATACCTTCTACTTCGATGAAGTTACAGACTCCTCAGTGTTTCCTATTTTGTTG GACATAAACTTTTGGGGAAATGTTTATCCTACATTTGTCGCTCTTCCATACCTACATCAGAGTAATGGCCGAGTCATTGTGAATGCATCGGTGGAGAACTGGTTACCGTTACCAAGAATGAGTTTGTATGCT GCTGCAAAAGCTGCTCTTGTGAATTTCTATGAGACCCTCAGACTTGAAGTAAATAATGATGTTGGGATAACGATTGCTACACATGGATGGATAGGAGGCGAAATGACAAGAGGAAAGTTTATGCTTGAAGAGGGAGCCGAGATGCAATGGAAGGAAGAACGAGAA CTACAAGCAAGTGGTGGACCTGTAGAAGAATTTGCGAGGTTGATTGTTTCAGGGGCATGCCGGGGCGATGCTTATGTCAAGTACCCGAGTTGGCACGACACATTCCTCCTCTTTAGGGTATTCGCACCCAATGTACTTAACTGGAGTTTCCGACTCCTGCTGTCGACTCATGGTACAAGAAGAACATCCATGGTGGGTGTCGGGAAACCGATATCCGAAGGTGGCTCAGGCAGGTATTTAATGGAGACCACTTCTCCTAGGAAGCTTCCTGCTGGTCCGATAACCTTTTCGAAGACGTAG